In the Candidatus Eisenbacteria bacterium genome, one interval contains:
- a CDS encoding GTP-binding protein — translation MAKQKFERTKPHVNVGTIGHVDHGKTTLTAAITMVLAQNNPTIQVRD, via the coding sequence ATGGCCAAGCAGAAGTTCGAGCGGACGAAGCCGCACGTGAACGTGGGGACGATTGGTCACGTGGACCACGGGAAGACGACCTTGACGGCGGCGATCACGATGGTGTTGGCGCAGAACAATCCGACGATCCAGGTGCGTGAC